In Poecilia reticulata strain Guanapo linkage group LG1, Guppy_female_1.0+MT, whole genome shotgun sequence, one genomic interval encodes:
- the LOC103471499 gene encoding LOW QUALITY PROTEIN: ATP-binding cassette sub-family G member 2 (The sequence of the model RefSeq protein was modified relative to this genomic sequence to represent the inferred CDS: substituted 1 base at 1 genomic stop codon) — protein sequence MLFSLNSSSVCSRHRSSSSIGFLVLFGLMEGAGHINIAMIEDVGTNGTPPSKMSPDFNRTRQACGSAVSFHSIQYKVQMRSGFFSRAKPNPKEVLTDLNGIMRPGLNAILGPTGSGKSSFLDILAGRKDPLGLSGDVLIDGAPQPPNFKCLSGYVVQEDVVMGTLTVRQNLSFSAALRLPASVPRREKEARVDHLLRELCLTKVADTKVGSQLTRGISGGERKRTSIGMELIIDPAVLFLDEPTTGLDASTANSVLLLLKRXTNPLCFTGYPCEPHNNPADFFLDVINGDFMKPSKVHDTADLTFEELGGTRQNIEERLVEEFKNSSYASESRAELRRILQTKECVSQMRPRSITYNTSFLHQLQWVFQRTFQNLMLTPQTSVAQVGVNVFLALVVGAIFFTVQDDQSGLQNRMGALFFITTNQCFSTVSAAELFITERNLFVHEYISGYYRVSVYFLSKILCDLAMRTVTSVIFSAVVYFLIGLKSTVEAFLIFTFTVTLVAYTATAMTMAISANQSVVALANIFMTITFVFMMIFSGLLVNLPSIVDWLAWLKYFSIPRYGFAALKINEFVGLNFCEEPPIQNANMSAATAGCGVSAAGQMCTGEQYLDYLGIEYSSWGLWENHVALTVMMVVFLFVAYLKLRYIRKFT from the exons ATGTTATTCAGCCTGAACTCTTCCTCAGTCTGCAGCCGCCATCGCTCCTCTTCATCAATCG GGTTCTTGGTTCTGTTCGGACTGATGGAGGGCGCCGGTCACATCAACATTGCGATGATAGAAGATGTCGGCACCAATGGGACGCCTCCATCAAAGATGAGTCCAGACTTTAACAGAACCAGGCAGGCCTGTGGTTCCGCTGTCAGCTTCCACAGCATCCAGTACAAAGTCCAAATGAGGAGCGGCTTCTTCAGCAGAGCCAAACCAAACCCAAAGGAGGTTCTGACGGACCTCAA TGGGATTATGAGGCCTGGCTTAAATGCTATTCTTGGACCAACTGGAAGTGGAAAATCTTC TTTTTTGGATATTCTGGCCGGGAGAAAAGATCCTTTGGGTTTATCAGGGGACGTTCTTATCGACGGAGCGCCACAGCCTCCAAACTTCAAGTGTCTCTCTGGCTATGTGGTCCAG GAAGACGTAGTCATGGGGACTCTCACCGTGAGGCAGAATCTAAGTTTTTCTGCAGCGCTTCGGCTTCCCGCCTCTGTGCCACGAAGAGAGAAAGAAGCTCGAGTCGATCATCTCCTTAGGGAGCTGTGTCTCACCAAAGTGGCTGACACCAAG gTGGGCTCACAGCTGACCCGGGGAATCTCAGGAGGTGAGAGAAAGAGAACCAGCATCGGGATGGAGCTGATCATCGATCCTGCGGTTCTGTTTCTGGACGAACCGACCACTGGACTCGACGCCAGCACGGCCAACTccgttctgctgctgctcaaaaGGTGAACAAACCCGC TTTGTTTCACAGGCTATCCATGTGAGCCTCACAACAACCCAGCCGACTTCTTTCTGGATGTTATAAACGGAGACTTCATGAAGCCATCAAAAGTTCACGACACAGCAG ATCTGACTTTTGAGGAGCTTGGTGGTACCAGGCAGAACATCGAAGAACGCCTTGTAGAAGAGTTCAAGAACAGCAGCTACGCCAGCGAATCACGAGCCGAGTTAAGGCGTATTCTCCAAACCAAGGAATGCGTATCGCAGATGAGGCCTCGCAGCATCACCTACAACACCTCCTTCCTCCACCAACTCCAGTGGGTTTTTCAGagaaccttccagaacctcATGTTGACTCCACAAACGTCTGTGGCTCAG GTGGGAGTCAACGTTTTCCTTGCCCTCGTTGTAGGAGCCATTTTCTTTACAGTCCAAGATGATCAGAGTGGTCTTCAAAACAG GATGGGGGCGCTCTTCTTCATCACGACCAACCAGTGCTTCAGCACCGTGTCTGCAGCCGAGCTCTTCATCACAGAGAGGAACCTGTTTGT GCATGAGTACATCAGCGGCTACTACAGAGTATCTGTGTACTTCCTATCTAAAATCCTCTGTGACCTCGCCATGCGAACCGTCACCTCTGTTATCTTCAGCGCCGTCGTCTACTTCCTGAttg GGCTGAAGTCCACAGTGGAAGCTTTTCTCATCTTCACCTTCACAGTGACCCTGGTGGCGTACACGGCCACAGCCATGACCATGGCcatctcagccaatcagagcgtcGTCGCTCTCGCCAACATCTTCATGACCATAACGTTTGTCTTCATGATG attttctccGGTCTGCTGGTGAACCTTCCCAGCATCGTGGACTGGCTGGCTTGGCTGAAGTACTTCAGCATTCCTCGATACGGCTTCGCA GCCTTGAAGATCAACGAGTTTGTGGGTTTGAATTTCTGCGAGGAGCCGCCGATCCAGAACGCCAACATGTCTGCAGCAACGGCGGGCTGCGGTGTGAGCGCAGCGGGCCAGAT GTGTACAGGTGAGCAGTACCTGGACTACCTGGGGATAGAGTACAGCTCCTGGGGATTGTGGGAAAACCACGTGGCGTTGACTGTTATGATGGTCGTGTTCCTCTTCGTCGCCTACCTGAAGCTGCGCTACATCAGGAAGTTCACCTGA